Proteins from a genomic interval of Cryptosporangium minutisporangium:
- a CDS encoding NUDIX domain-containing protein has translation MLHRRAIEVFRRLPLRVRRKLVRLGTPNYTLGSVVLLRDHDDRLLLVRQPPSKGWSLPGGLLDRHEHPRDAAVRELREEIGVTLKPDAVTPIVPNAHVNPFVQQVDLIFTATVNADATEVAVDQVEIGEARWFALDELPPLTGPTFRLLGRAGLVTPDASPAHPTPASERSTPSPDTAEQPNPARSPAGSDRQPPATSNPPAASHAPSSAPPPDARDAATPEDTPDAATPADTPDAATPEDTPDAATPADTPDAATPEDTRDAAFPQDAPELGTADATTTPATTPATTPAPGPVSTPGPAMATGPTNATDPASATRAPGLVVEDDTPGRGGERTEEVLGEPGEAFADPEATEAKNATPAHGEPT, from the coding sequence GTGCTGCACCGCAGAGCGATCGAGGTGTTCCGGCGGCTGCCGCTCCGGGTGCGGCGGAAGCTGGTCCGGCTGGGGACGCCGAACTACACCCTCGGGTCGGTGGTGCTACTGCGCGATCATGACGACCGGCTGCTCCTGGTCCGCCAGCCGCCGTCGAAGGGGTGGTCGCTGCCGGGCGGACTGCTCGACCGGCACGAGCATCCTCGGGACGCCGCAGTCCGCGAGCTGCGCGAGGAGATCGGGGTGACGCTGAAGCCCGACGCGGTCACGCCGATCGTGCCCAACGCGCACGTGAACCCGTTCGTCCAGCAGGTCGATCTGATCTTCACGGCGACCGTGAACGCGGACGCCACCGAGGTCGCGGTCGATCAGGTCGAGATCGGGGAGGCGCGCTGGTTCGCGCTCGACGAGTTGCCACCGCTCACCGGTCCGACGTTCCGCCTCCTGGGCCGCGCCGGTCTGGTTACCCCCGACGCCTCCCCCGCGCACCCCACGCCTGCCTCCGAGCGCTCGACGCCCTCCCCCGACACCGCAGAGCAGCCGAACCCTGCCAGGTCCCCCGCCGGCAGCGACCGACAGCCCCCGGCAACCTCCAACCCGCCCGCCGCGAGCCACGCCCCGAGCTCTGCGCCTCCGCCGGACGCGCGAGACGCGGCAACCCCGGAGGACACGCCAGACGCGGCAACCCCGGCGGACACGCCAGACGCGGCAACCCCGGAGGACACGCCAGACGCGGCAACCCCGGCGGACACGCCAGACGCGGCAACCCCGGAGGACACGCGAGACGCGGCGTTCCCGCAGGACGCGCCGGAGCTAGGCACGGCAGACGCGACGACCACGCCAGCCACCACGCCAGCCACCACGCCCGCCCCGGGCCCAGTGAGCACCCCGGGCCCGGCTATGGCCACGGGCCCGACGAACGCCACGGATCCAGCGAGCGCCACCAGGGCGCCCGGCCTCGTCGTCGAGGACGACACGCCGGGACGGGGCGGAGAACGGACCGAGGAGGTTCTGGGGGAACCTGGAGAGGCCTTCGCCGACCCGGAGGCCACCGAGGCGAAGAACGCCACGCCGGCGCACGGAGAGCCCACGTGA